A window of the Enoplosus armatus isolate fEnoArm2 chromosome 5, fEnoArm2.hap1, whole genome shotgun sequence genome harbors these coding sequences:
- the bace1 gene encoding beta-secretase 1, which produces MEASTLQPLWLTCLFMWTVLCLLSSGHSAPDASGLLLAIRVPLRQGARAEQPPPLPPAAAFRERGNTAKHPARRRRGAAAAGGVSFVDMIDNLRGKSGQGYYVEMAVGSPPQKLNILVDTGSSNFAVGAAAHPFLRRYYHRSLSSSYRDQGRSVYVPYTQGRWEGELGTDLVSVPHGPNATLRANIAAIIQSDRFFINGSNWEGILGLAYADIARPDETLEPFFDSLVRQTPVPNLFSLQLCGAGFTQNYSLGSATVGGSMIIGGVDPSLYVGELWYTPIRREWYYEVIIVRIEVNGQDLNMDCKEYNYDKSIVDSGTTNLRLPRKVFQAAVKAIEAASSTEQFPSGFWLGEQLVCWQVGTTPWNIFPVISLYLMSENHNQSFRISILPQQYLRPVEDVASAQEDCYKFAVSQSSTGTVMGAVIMEGFYVVFDREKKRIGFAVSTCHVHDEFRTASVEGPFHGVDLEDCGYNIPQTDESTLMTIAYIMAGICALFMLPLCLMVCQWRFARCLHPHGDFADDISLLK; this is translated from the exons ATGGAGGCGTCGACGCTGCAGCCCCTCTGGTTGACGTGTCTGTTCATGTGGACCGTGTTGTGTCTGCTCAGCAGCGGTCACTCGGCGCCGGACGCCTCGGGCCTCCTTCTAGCCATCCGCGTGCCACTGCGGCAAGGAGCTCGCGCTGAACAGCCACCGCCGCTGCCACCTGCCGCCGCCTTCCGCGAGCGCGGCAACACGGCGAAGCACCCGGCGCGCAGGCGGAGaggagcggcggcggcgggcGGTGTCAGCTTCGTGGACATGATTGATAACCTGCGTGGGAAGTCCGGTCAGGGATACTACGTGGAGATGGCCGTGGGCTCTCCTCCGCAGAAG TTGAACATCCTGGTGGATACAGGAAGCAGTAACTTTGCTGTCGGGGCAGCTGCTCATCCCTTCCTGCGCAGATACTACCATCGCTCACT CTCCAGCTCATACCGTGACCAGGGTAGGAGTGTGTATGTTCCCTACACCCAGGGTCGCTGGGAGGGGGAGCTGGGCACCGACCTAGTCTCTGTCCCACATGGCCCCAACGCCACGCTGCGCGCCAACATCGCTGCAATCATCCAGTCGGACCGCTTCTTCATCAACGGATCCAACTGGGAGGGAATCCTGGGACTGGCCTACGCCGACATAGCCCGA cctgaCGAGACATTGGAGCCTTTCTTTGACTCTCTGGTTCGCCAGACTCCTGTCCCcaacctcttctctctccagctgtgtgGAGCTGGCTTCACCCAAAACTACTCCCTGGGCAGCGCTACTGTCGGGGGCAGCATG ATCATTGGAGGAGTGGACCCATCACTCTACGTGGGAGAGCTTTGGTACACTCCCATCCGCAGGGAGTGGTACTATGAGGTCATTATTGTACGTATAGAGGTGAATGGACAGGACCTCAACATGGACTGTAAAGAG TACAACTATGATAAGAGCATTGTGGACAGTGGCACCACCAACCTTCGACTGCCCAGAAAAGTCTTCCAGGCTGCAGTCAAGGCTATTGAAGCAGCCTCTTCG ACAGAACAGTTTCCCTCTGGGTTCTGGCTCGGGGAGCAGCTAGTATGTTGGCAGGTCGGCACTACACCCTGGAACATCTTCCCCGTCATCTCCCTCTACCTGATGAGTGAAAACCACAACCAGTCCTTCAGAATCTCCATCCTACCACAG CAATACTTGCGACCAGTAGAGGATGTGGCCTCCGCCCAGGAGGACTGCTATAAGTTTGCCGTGTCCCAGTCCAGCACTGGCACAGTGATGGGGGCTGTCATCATGGAAGGCTTCTATGTGGTCTTCGACCGAGAAAAGAAACGCATCGGCTTTGCTGTTAGCACCTGCcatg TGCATGATGAGTTCCGCACAGCCTCTGTGGAAGGTCCGTTCCATGGTGTCGACCTGGAGGACTGCGGCTACAACATCCCTCAGACGGATGAATCCACTCTCATGACCATCGCCTACATCATGGCGGGAATCTGCGCTCTCTTCATGCTACCGCTGTGTCTCATGGTGTGCCAGTGGCGCTTCGCCCGCTGCCTCCACCCACACGGGGACTTTGCTGACGACATATCGCTCCTTAAGTGA
- the pcsk7 gene encoding proprotein convertase subtilisin/kexin type 7, with amino-acid sequence MATPYFPTFLLLLFVSSFTLLLLTLLPSVAPSIPFSSASLPSTWPSLSCGLGQSWAVRLYAGPHHEEEDGEESSVHLDVIADRVAEQAGLQNQGQIGQLEGHYLMCSVKPGTGSVAGIWSKSVQPGDVLAAHPHVLWHSQERVLSRSKRSMAFNDPRYPKQWHLHNDLNKSMDINVTGVWERNITGRGVTVVVVDDGVEHTHQDIQPNYSPEGSYDLNSNDPDPMPHSDVRSDNHHGTRCAGEIAAVPNNSFCAVGVAYGSKVAGIRVLDGPLTDSLEAIAFNKHYQVNDIYSCSWGPDDDGLTVDGPHPLGKAALQHGVIAGRQGFGSIFVVASGNGGQYNDNCNYDGYANSIYTITVGAVDEKGRMPFYAEECASMLAVTFSSGGSKLRSIVTSDWSVQPGTGCTEGHTGTSAAAPLAAGMVALMLQVRPCLSWRDIQHIIAFTATKCDDSADWRMNGAGFHHSHQHGFGLLNAWRLVNAAKVWESVPFLVSYQSSVIKEEASILTYPDELIRTWNVSAADLRQSGMETLEHVAITVTITHPCRGNVEIVLVCPSGMTSVIGARRAIDRDPAGYQDWTFSTVRCWGETAEGQYTLKISDHKPLPEQCAAAGVLKQWALTLYGSSMSDSEVKDRQRLVEEAMSGKYLDSSFSLPCPPGLDIPPEIVSPFTSNSLKFLLLLGCFALFWSLYFTLEVTLAHMDLRGLLCLRRRRGGHRARRGHRGRGVEEVVGDDEEEDGEEEERDSGVELQAVLDSEAKVSLLNGGRLAT; translated from the exons atggcaacaccCTATTTTCCCACATTCCTGCTCCTCCTTTTTGTGTCCTCCTTTACCCTCTTGCTTCTGACCCTCCTGCCCTCCGTTGCCCCATCAATTCCCTTTTCTTCCGCCTCTCTTCCCTCAACTTGGCCATCACTCTCCTGCGGCCTGGGTCAGTCCTGGGCTGTCCGGCTCTATGCTGGCCCACATCACGAGGAAGAAGATGGTGAAGAAAGCTCTGTGCACCTGGATGTGATAGCTGACAGG GTAGCAGAGCAGGCTGGGCTGCAAAACCAGGGCCAGATAGGACAGCTGGAAGGCCACTACTTGATGTGTTCTGTCAAGCCTGGAACTGGATCTGTGGCTGGTATTTGGAGCAAGAGTGTCCAGCCTGGGGACGTCCTGGCAGCCCACCCTCATGTCCTGTGGCACTCCCAGGAGAGAGTGCTTAGCCGCTCTAAGAGATCAATGGCCTTCAACGATCCCCGCTACCCTAAACAGTGGCACCTG CACAATGACCTCAATAAGAGTATGGACATCAACGTAACAGGGGTGTGGGAGCGCAACATCACTGGCCGAGGAGtcacggtggtggtggtggatgaCGGGGTGGAACACACCCACCAGGACATCCAGCCCAACTAT AGTCCAGAGGGCAGTTACGACCTGAACTCCAATGACCCAGACCCCATGCCTCACTCAGACGTCCGCAGTGACAACCACCACGGGACGCGATGTGCCGGAGAGATTGCAGCTGTTCCCAACAACAGCTTCTGTGCCGTCGGGGTGGCCTACGGCAGCAAGGTGGCAG GTATCAGAGTCCTGGATGGCCCGCTGACGGACAGCCTGGAGGCCATAGCATTCAACAAGCACTACCAGGTCAATGACATCTACAGCTGCAG TTGGGGTCCAGATGATGACGGACTCACTGTGGATGGGCCCCATCCCCTGGGCAAG GCGGCGCTGCAGCACGGGGTGATTGCAGGCAGACAAGGCTTCGGCAGCATCTTTGTGGTTGCCAGTGGCAACGGAGGTCAATACAATGACAACTGCAACTATGACGGCTACGCCAACTCCATCTACACCATCACAGTCG GAGCAGTCGATGAGAAAGGCAGGATGCCCTTCTATGCTGAGGAGTGTGCGTCCATGCTGGCTGTCACTTTCAGCAGCGGGGGGAGCAAGCTGAGGAGCATT gtgaCATCAGACTGGTCCGTGCAGCCGGGGACCGGGTGTACGGAGGGCCACACCGGCACGTCTGCCGCGGCACCCCTGGCGGCAGGAATGGTGGCCCTCATGCTGCAGGTCCGCCCCTGTCTGAGCTGGAGGGACATCCAGCACATCATCGCCTTCACTGCCACCAAG tgtGACGACAGTGCAGACTGGAGGATGAACGGAGCCGGTTTCCATCACAGCCACCAGCACGGCTTCGGTCTGCTCAACGCATGGAGACTCGTCAATGCTGCCAAg gtATGGGAGTCGGTGCCGTTCCTCGTGTCCTATCAGAGCTCAGTAATAAAGGAGGAAGCATCCATCCTGACCTATCCCGATGAGCTAATCCGCACCTGGAATG tCTCGGCTGCTGACCTCAGACAGTCTGGGATGGAGACACTGGAGCATGTGGCCATTACCGTGACGATAACCCACCCTTGCCGTGGCAACGTAGAGATTGTGTTGGTCTGCCCCAGCGGTATGACATCGGTCATCGGGGCACGCCGTGCCATCGAcag AGATCCTGCAGGCTACCAGGACTGGACTTTCTCTACTGTGCGCTGCTGGGGAGAGACAGCTGAAGGCCAGTACACCCTCAAGATATCTGACCACA AGCCGTTGCCTGAGCAGTGTGCCGCCGCGGGAGTGTTGAAGCAGTGGGCCTTGACCCTGTATGGTTCTTCTATGTCCGACAGCGAGgtcaaagacagacaaag GCTAGTGGAGGAGGCTATGAGTGGCAAATATCTGgacagcagcttctctctgcCCTGCCCTCCAGGCCTGGATATCCCTCCAGAGATCGTCAGCCCCTTCACCTCCAACAGCCTCAAG TTCCTGCTGTTGCTTGGCTGCTTTGCTCTTTTCTGGTCTCTCTACTTCACACTGGAGGTCACACTGGCCCACATGGACCTCAGGGGCCTTCTCTGCCTGCGCAGGAGACGGGGAGGACACCGGGCCAGGAGggggcacagagggagaggagtggaggaggtggtgggagacgacgaggaggaggacggggaag